In Chloroflexota bacterium, the genomic window AGTTGAAGATTTCGAAAGCCAACAGGGCGGTGACAATCAAGGCTCCAAAGAGCAAGCCACGCTGCAGACGCATACGGTTAGGAAAGATAGAAAGTTGATTGAGCATAATTACCTCCAGGTGGATGCCTGATATTACTAGAACTTCTGTGCTAATAATATAGAACAAAAGTTCTGGTTTGTCAATAGCGATTGTAAAAAACCTCCGAGATTTCTAAAAAATCTCGGAGGTTTTTTCAATCGCTTATGTTGTGAGGAAAATGCACGTTATAGCTCAATAATTTTTTTTCGGATCGCGTATTTGATGAGATCTCCCTTACTGTGCAAATCAAGTTTGTCCATCAGGTTAGTACGATGGGACTGAACAGTTTTTGCTGCAATGACCAGTATTTCGCTGATTTCTTTATTTGTGTACCCTTCGGCAATCAATTGGAGAACTTCGCGCTCGCGGGTGGTCAGGTTGTTATTATTCTCGACAGGCTGGATTTCACCCCAGCGCAAATAGTCTTCAATCACCAAGCGAGTGATTGCTGGGGAGAGCACGGATTCGCCTTTTTTGACCGCGTGGATGGCATCAATAAGTTCAGTGGCGCAGGCATCTTTGAGAATATAGCCTGCAGCCCCCGCAGCCAATGCCTGGCGGATATAGTTTTCGTAGTCGTACATGGAGAGGATGATAATTTTGATATGGGGATGGGATTGCTTGATCTTGGTAGTGGCTTCAATGCCGTTGAGCAAGGGCATGGCTACATCCATGACGATAATGTCGGGGATGAGTTTTTCGGCAATCTCTACGGCGGCGCGTCCATCACCGACTTCGCCGATCACCTTCAGGCCAGATTCGCGTTCCAGCAGGGAACGCAATCCATCACGAAGAATTGTGTGGTCATCCACCAATAGAATACGAATATCAGCCATGTAGCGATTTTATCATAATCACAAACCGGGTTCCTGAATTATGGACGTTGAAGGAACCCGGTTTTGTATTTTGCAGATGAATTTTGTTAAGGGATGGACCCTGAAATTATGTTGGCTGTGGTAGCTGCTGTAATTCTTCGAGTACCATGGCAACAACTTTGGGGATAGCGTCGGCTACCGCGGGGGTGGACTCCTCGCTAAAATCCAGAATATTTGTTACGTTCACCGCGTAGATCGAAAATTCGGTGGGGAGGTGAAGCCCAATTTCGATACCGGCCTCAAGCGCTGTTACCAGAGATGTGTCATGCGCCGAGGCGCTGTGCTGAGTGGGGCTGATATGCCGCAAATCATCCAACGTCATATGATGGATTGTGCCTGGCTCGTGCCCGTTATTGGTTAGCAGCGCATCGATCAGAATTACACGATCGTAACCTACCAGAAGCTCCATCAACCGCAAGCCGCCAACGCTGGCCTCGGTGATGGTTAAATTTATTGGAATGTTGGCGCCCAGCGCTTTTTCAACCTCGTAAGCAACTTTGACGCCAACCCCATCATCCGTCAGGATGGGGTTGCCCAGACCGATAACAATGATTTTTTCCATAGTTGAGTGACTCTACGGTGCAAAGCTATTGAGCGGAACCTTCCCGCTGGTGCTTTTTACAGTGAAGTCTTGAGTACTTTGGTGGTCACATCGTTGGATAGTTGGAAGGTTAGGAACCAACCAACTATCCAACCAAGAAACTAGTGAACTAATCCACGTATTGACTGCCCCGGCTGAGTTCATGGCCCTCGGCGTCACGGATGACGACTTCGAGAGGCATCTGGCCTGGCAGGGAGTGGGTTGCACAGGACATGCAAGGGTCGTAGTTGCGGAAAGCCATCTCAACAGTGTTGAGCAAACCTTCGGTAACTTCAGTCCCTTTAGTGATCAGGCCCTGGGCTGCTTTCTTGATCGACATGGCGATGGGGGCGTTGTTGTTGGTGGTGCCGACGATCAGGTTGACTTTGGTCAGGATCCCGTTTTCATCTGTCTTGTAATGATGGGTGAGAGTGCCGCGCGGGGCTTCTACACAACCCACACCTTCGGTAGGTGTTTCGGTGACTTTGGCACGCACGTTGGGGTCGGTGATCTCGGGGTCGGTGGCTAGCTCGAGCATCCGCTCGGCCGCGTAGAGCATTTCGATTAAGCGCGCCCAGTGGGTCGCCAAACGATGATGAACGGGTTTGTATTTTCCGTCAACTTTTTCGGCGCCCAAGGTTTCATACATGCGCTCGTAATGCTCTTGGGCTTTGGGGGTGGCTAAACCATCGGCGGCATTTAGACGAGAGAGTGGGGTACAGGTGTACACGCCGCTGTCCATGCCATCGGTGAAGCCATTCCAGCCCACATTTTTCAGGTAGGGGAACTTGAGGTAAGACCAGGGTTCTACGCGTTCCGTAATGTGATCGGCATAATCTTTTGCATCGTACTTGGCAAATTCGCCACCTTCAGGGTCCACGACTCGAATCTTGCCATCGTAGAAATTGGTGTGGTTATTCTCATCGACCATGCCCATCGAGTAAGTCTGATGGGTGAAGGTGTCGGAGACAATCAGGTCAACATAGGCTTTGTTGGCCAGCACGACGTCATCGAAGAGCTTCAGGCTGAACTCGCCAAAGGCGATATTATCGCGAGCGATTTGTTCAATATCTTTGCGAACTTCTTCAGTGACAGCTACGCTCCAGCCGCCGGGTAAACCGGCGACGGGGTGAATGCCGCGACCGCCTAACCACTGGATAACTTCGTGGTTGCGCTTGCGGTGCTGAATCACCTGCTTGCCGATATCGACGCCCACGGCGTGGATCACACCCAAGATATTGCGCTTGGCTGGATCGGAATTTGGGCCGAGGACAAAGTCGGGGCCACCGAGGGCGTAGAAGTGGACGGCGTGGTCGGTGCAGTAGAAGGCCTCGTAGAACATCTCGCGAATCTTCTTGGTTACCGAGGGAGGTTCCACATGGAAGAGGGCATCCAGGGCTTTAGTACCCGCCATATGATGGGCTTCAGGGCATACGCCGCAAATGCGGTTGGTGATGCGGGGCATCTCTTCTGCGGGGCGTCCGACGGAGAACTGCTCGAAGCCGCGCAACTCGGGGATCTGGAGATAGGCATTGGCGACGTTCCCTTCCTCATCGAGGAAGATTTCAATTTTGCCGTGGCCTTCCAGCCGGGTGATGGGATCAATTGTAATTCTTTTCATTGTCTTATCCTTTCCCATTACCATTAACTTTGGCTCGTCTAAGTAGGGAGTGGGCCATACTGAAGCGGTAGAATGTGCCGGCAGGATCAACGATGGTATCGACGACCGCTCCGATTTTTTCTTCCAGTTCCGCATCTTCCATGCCGGGTTCACCGGCACCGATTACGGACGCAATTGCTGAGAGCATTTTAGCTCCCTGATCCTCTACGCCTGGCATTGGCCCGTAGCAGCCGCGACAGCCCATATTGACTTGTGGGCAGAGCGCGCCACAGCCGCCGCGGGTTGCCAGACCCATGCAGACCAAGCCTTGATCGAGTAGGCAAATTTCAGGATCGGGGGTGATTTCGTAGGGGCGATAGAAGCGCTCAATGGCTTTTTCGCTTTTCACGCGATCGCATTCTTCGCAGACGGCCGTGTTGGTAACCCCAACTATGGATCCCTTTGGGGGTAACGGCGCGCCCTCTAAAAGTCCGGCCACCACAACCTGGAGAACAGCCCAGATTTGAGGCGGTTCTGGCGGACATCCGGGAAGGTAGTAGTCTACATCCACAACCTGGTCCAGTGATCTTACTGTGTGGTAGAACTCAGGCAGAGTCAAGGTTCCTTCAGCCACATCTACCGATGTCAGCGGAACAACCTGGTTTGGGTTATCCAGCGAGTGATTTTCGCCATAAACCGTGTTGAAGGTAGCCTCTTTGGATGTCAGGTTGGAGAGTGCGGGGATACAGCCTTCGTAGGCACAGGAACCATAGGCCACTAAGACCTTTGATTTCTGGCGCAGCAAATGGGCCATGTGCTCACTCTCGGAGTTGCGGATGGCGCCATTCCACAGACACACATCAATGTAGCCATCGGGATAGCTCTCGACGTGGTGGACTTTGAAATCGGCAATACAGGGGAAGAAGGCGATATCAAAGACCGAATCCACCGTCAGGATGTGTTCGTGAATATTCAAAACAGAGATTTCACAACCACCGCAGGAGGCGGCCCAGTACATTGCTAGTTTCGGTTTTTCAGACATATTAAACCTCCTCAGGGACTGGAACGGCAACGTGGTGACCATTGCCACCCAATACGGATTCGTTCCAGTTCAATGGGCCAAGAGCGCGAATTTGTTCGGTCATCTTGTCTACTCTTTCAGCCAGGAAGATGCCCTCTGAGGCGGAGGCCCACAAGAGTTGTACGCGGTCTTCCTCAACGCCCAGTTGACGTAGCATTGCTTTTAGCAAGATGAATCGGCGCAGGGCTTTGATATTGCCAGATACATAGTGGCACTCTCCAGGATGGCAGCCAGCGATGAGAACGCCGTCGGCGCCATCGCGCAGCGCCTTGAGCACGAATTGCGGGTCTACACGTCCGCTGCACATAACCCGGATAGGCCGCATATTGGGGGCGTAGTGAATTCGAGCTGTACCTGCCAGGTCGGCCGCGCGGTAGGAGCACCAATTGCACAGAAATCCAACGATTACGGGTTCAAATTGTTCACTCATAGTTTTTTCTCCAGTGTTCAGTTATCAGTGGTCAGTTTTCAGTATCCAGATGTTTTGGCTACTGAGCCTGTTTGCTGATAACTGTCTACGCGGATACCAGCTCCTTTTCAGGACGCACGTCCCACAAAATGCCCTCGATTTGGGAGAATAGTTGGTCGTTGGTGAAGTGAGCGCCGCTGATGATGCCACTGGGGCAGGCGGCCACACAGGTGCCGCAACCCTGGCAGAGTGCGGTGATCACCTCGGAAACCTTTCGATCGGCATGGAAGACGATGGCATTGTAAGGGCACATATTGTTGCAGATTCGGCAACCGGAGCATTCTTCCTGATGGATGGAGGCGCGTACGGGTTCCATCATCACTGTGCCGAGGTTGATCAACCCGGCCACGCGAGCGGCTGCAGCTGCGCCTTGTGCCACACTATCGGGAACATCTTTCGGGCCTTGACAGGCGCCCGCGATCAGGATGCCATCAGTCATTGTGGCAACCGGGTCCAGCTTGGGGTGGCGTTCGGTGAAGAAGCCATCGAAGTCGCAGCCCATCTTGAAGAGTTGGGAAATTCCTTTCGAGTCGGGTTGAGCCTCCATTGCGGGGCTGAGGATGACCATATCCACAGGCACGCGCCGTTGGCGGCCAATCAACGTGTCTTCGACCTGGACGATGAGTTTGCCCTCTTCTTCGGGTTTGCGGGCGGCGTTGGTGACTTCGGCCACTTTGCCGCGGATGAAGTGGGTGCCCTCTTCGAGCAGCCGGTTGTAGAACTCTTCGTAGCCTTTGCCCGGTGTGCGCATGTCGATATAGCAGTTATAGACTTCAGCGTCGGGGATGCGCTCGTGAACCAGATGGGCAAATTTCAGCGAGTACATGCAGCAAATCTTGGAGCAGTACTTGTGATAATTTTCGTCACGCGAACCAACGCAGTGGATGATCGCCACGCTCTTCGGCGCGGTCTTTTTGTCACGCAAGACGATTTTGCCATCGGTTGGCCCAGAAGCGTTGACCATGCGCTCGAATTCGATGCCGGTGAAGACATTTTGCAGGCGACCATAGCCGTATTGCGGAATGTTGGTCGAATCGAAAAGCTGGAAACCTGTCGCAAGGATGATATTGCCCACATCAACGGTGAGAATTTCATCTTCTTGGTCGAATTCAATCGAGTTGGGTTCTGTAGGACAGAATTTCTCGCAGGCCTTGCATTTACCTTTTTGGAAGTAAACACAATTTTCTTTGTCAATGACGGGGTATTTCGGCACCGCTTGAGGGAAGGGACGGTAAATAACTTTGCGATCTCCCATACCGGCCTCGAAAATATCGTCAACAACATTGAAGGGACATTTTTCAATACAGATGCCGCAGCCTGTGCAGTGTTCCTCATTGACATAGCGAGCTTTTTTGCGAATATTGACGGTGAAATTGCCAATGAACCCATCCACTTTTTCAACTTCGCTCCAGGTGAGCAGGGTGATGTTGGGATGCTGTCCGACATCGACCATTTTGGGGGTTAGGATGCAGGCTGAACAGTCCAGGGTGGGGAAGGTTTTATCGAGTTGTGCCATGTGGCCGCCGATGGAAGGTTCTCTTTCAACCAGATAAACATGGCGACCGCCATTGGCGAGTTCCAGGGCAGCCGTGATGCCGGCGATGCCGCCGCCGACAACCAGCGTATTGGGGTTGATCTCTACCGGGAGTTGCTCCAGGGGTTGATGGTGGACCACGCGCTCGATGGCTGCGTTGGTCAGCGCTTTGGCTTTTTGTGTTGCCGCAACTTTATCATCTGTCGTCCAGGAATTGTGCTCGCGGATATTAGCCATTTCGACCAAGAAGGGATTCAAGCCGCCTCGTTCGCAGGCTGTACGGAAAGTCTTTTCGTGCATGTGTGGTGAGCAGGAGGACACCACGATGCGGGTCAGGCCTTTTTCTTTGATATCTTCCTCGATCAAGTCCTGCCCCAGGCTTGAGCACATAAATTTGTACTCACGGGAAACTTCCACATTGGGTTGGTTCCCTGCCCATTCGGCAACATCCTCCACATCTACCACTTTGGCGATATTTGTGCCGCAATGACAGATGTATACTCCAATTTTTTCTTCACTCATAGGTCTCTCTCCTAATAGATTCTGCATGGTGAATTAATTCAAGACCTTTTTGTATAGTGCTTTGTAGAACAGGTCAACTGACTTGCTTGCTAAGGTATTTTTTGAAAAAAGGCGCAACCGATACAAGTTCGCTGCCTATACCGATCTTCTTGGGTGGAAGGCCCATTGCCAAACCGAGCAGTTGGGTAAAGTAGAGTACCGGCAATTTGAAGTTTGTGCCGAACTCATCGTTGACTTGTAGTTGGTAGCATTCCAGATTGACCTGGCATAACGGACATGCAGTTGCAATCACATCGGTGCCGCAATTGACCGCGCTTTGTAAAAGGGTTCGCACCATATCGAGCGCGGCATGGCGGCTGGTCATAATCAGCGAACCGCCGCAACAGCGCAGCCTTTCGGGGAAATCAACCGCTTCGGCGCCCATCGCAGAAACCAATGCCTCAAAGAACTGAGGATTTTCAGATTCCATGCCGTTATGTTTCGGGCGCACGATCTGGCACCCATAGTAGGGGGCCACGCGCAACCCTTCGAGCGGATTAGTGACCTTGGCGGCCACCTCTTCAACGCCGATTTCATTAACGAAGATTTCAATTACATGATGGACATTGATTTTGCCCTGGAATTGGAGATCGTCTTCTTCGAGGGCGTAATTGATATGTTCCGCCAGATCGGCATCTTCTTTGATGTACTTATTGGTGAAGTATGCATTTTTGTAGCAGGCGCTGCACGGGGCCACCAGGTCCAGGCCTTCTTTTTCGGCCATGGCCAGGTTGCGGGCTACCAGCGTGTAGGCCAGCAGTTGGTCAACATGGAAGTAAGTGGTCGCGCCACAGCAATTCCAGTCTTCCAATTCCTGAAGTTCTACCCCAAGCATACGGCTGGTTTCAACCGAAGAGTTGTTATAGCTTAGCGCCAACTTTTCGAGAGAACATCCGGGGAAGTAGGCAAACTTCTTCATTTTGCACCTCCCATCGGGATGATCCTGCGTATCATATTTTTGAAATTATCCAGTCGCTTGATTTTTGTTGGAAGCACGGGCATCCTGCCTTTGAGCATCATCTGAGTTGCCATGTGGGCTTCCTGGAGCACTTCTTTGATCCCCATGCTGAACATATAGGTTGGGGCCAGGAGAGGCTCATAGGAACGCCCGCTGCGGATGATGGTTTTAACAAAGGTTTCTGAGAATGTCGGGCCAACCAGATCGTCTTTGTACGTCTTATGCCAGATCGAATAACGTTTGACAGCGTACATGACATCGGCAATATCAATTTGGGCCGGGCACCTTACGTTGCATTGATAACAGGAAGCGCAGAACCAGTAGGTGTTGCAATCCAGCACATCTTCTTTGAGGTCCGCATTGATCATCCCAATCAGCCGCCGAGGTGTTTGATCCATGAAATTAGCTACCGGGCAGGAGCCAGAGCAAGTTCCACAATGGATACAATTCTTCAGCGGTTTGCCATGTGAAGCATACAGGAGGTTGGATATCTCTTGGCTGAATGTGGGTTTGGTTGCCATAAGCTTATTCCTGTTCTCCACGCGCTTTTTTCGCTGCTGCCTCTTTGAGCAGAGCATCAACTTTCTCTAAAAGCAGTTTCGGGTCCACAGGTTTTTCGAGCAATTCATCTGTGGGGAGGATGCGCGGATGCACAGGCTGGCCTGGGAAGAGGAAGGCCATTTGTTCGCGAATGCCGGTGATAATCAAAACCGGGATATTCCGCAAGACAGGATCCTTGTTGAGCTTGCGAGCTACCATGACGCCCTCTGCGCCTCTGCCCATCATAACATCGAGCAAGATCAGGTCGTAGGTTTGCGCATCCAGCGCCGCGAAGCCTTCTTTTGGATTGTAGGCCGCATCAACTTGATAATCTGCTTTTTCGAGAATCGCTTTGATCCCATCCACATAATCGGGATCATCGTCTATGATTAATAACCTCGTCTGGGCCATAAGAACCTCCTTAGTTCTGGATCCAATGGTTATTAAATTCCTGAGTAAATTTTTAACCGAGTACGGGCAGTTGGATTACAAACGTGCTGCCTTCGCCCAGTTTGCTTTCGACAGTGATATTTCCGTTGTGAGCTTCAATAATCCGCCGGGTTATTGCTAATCCGACACCACTCCTCCTTTCACCATCTGTTTTTGATTTGCCAACATAAAAATCTTCAAACAAATTAGGGATATCCTCTGCGGCGATACCTACGCCGTTATCACTTACCGAGATGAGAATATCGTCGTCATGCTCTTCAGCGGTTACAGAAACGCGCCCGCCAATATGTGTGTATTTGACGGCATTGCCGGCAATATTGGCTACTGCCTCAACCAGGGTGCCCTCGTCGCCATTGACCAAACTGAGCGATTCAGCGACATTTACACGAACATCAATATCTTTGCGAATGGCATGATTCTGAATATTCTCCATCGCCTTTTCAATCACGGCGGGGATGGCTACGGGTTCAAAATTCTCACGAATGCTATTTATATCTACAGAAATGGCTCGCAGCCATGTGTTTACCAATTTGACGAGATCAGCGATGCGCGTTTGCAGGCGTTCAAGTTTTTCGATTTGCTCAGCGCTGAGCTTGTCTTTTAAGTCATCGGCCAGGACAAATAGGTTGGTCTGTACGGCCCCGAGGGGAGACTTTAGCTCGTGGGAGACAATTGCCGCAAAATGTTCGCGCAGCATTTCTTTTTCTCGGCGCAGGGCAATTGTTTCGATCATTAATGTTCTCCGGTCTAAGCCTCTGCGCACAATCAGCCGTAGTTCATCGGGCTTGAAAGGCTTGGGGAGAAAATCGAATGTGCCTTTTTTCATCGATTCAACCGCGGCATCAATGGTTGCAAAGCCAGTGATAACGATTGTCACAATTGTGGCATCAAATTCGTGGATTTTGTCGAGCACCTCATAACCCGATAAACCGGGCATTTTCAGATCAACCAAAACCAGATCGGGGTGAAATTCATCCAATAAAGCAAGTCCTGCCATGCCGTTTTCAGCAGTGGCAATTTCATAATTGCCTTTTGCCAAAATATGGATGCAAGAATCGCGGATAATTTCCTCGTCGTCAATGATGAGTATTTTGGCTTTCTCATCCATGTTGTGAACTCTCTTTATTATTTCCATTGGCTCTGAGGGGCAACCCAATGATAAATGTCGCCCCGCGACCAATTTCGCTCTCTACAGAGATTGATCCTTTGTGGCCTTTTATAATGCCATAGCTGATTGCCAACCCCAAACCTGTGCCGTGCCCGACATCTTTGGTTGTGAAGAAGGGGTCAAAGATTTTTTTCTGATTCGCTTCGCTGATTCCGGGGCCGGTGTCGGAGAAGGCAATTTCGACGAAATCGCTCTCCGGTTTGTAGCGTGTGCTGATGGTCAGGTGCCCACTCCCTTCCATGGCTTCGGCGGCGTTGACAATCATGTTGATGAAAACCCGTTCAATCTGAGCATGATCGATGATTGCCATCGGCAGATCTTCTTGAAAATACTTTATCACCAGAATATTGTGAAATAACGCTTGATGCTCAACCAGGGAGGCGCACTCGTGCAACACTTCGTTAACATTGCAGAGCGCTTTTTCTGGCATGCGTTGGCGAGAAAAATCCAGCAGGCCGCGAATAATATCTCGACAGCGGTTCGCCTGCCCAACAATTTTCTCAAGAGAAAAACGCGTTGTGGCATCATCGCAAGCGCCATCTTCCAGCAATAGATGTGAAAAAGTAACGATGCCTTGCAGCGGGTTATTCAATTCATGCGCAATATTGGCTGAAAGCTGCCCAACCAGGGCGAGGCGTTCCGATTCCATGATGCGTTGAGTGGCGAATTCTTTAAGTTGGTCATCTCGCTTTTGCAGCGACTGCGCCATACGGTTGAACGAAATCGCCAGGTATTGCAACTCGTCGTTTGTGTGT contains:
- a CDS encoding CoB--CoM heterodisulfide reductase iron-sulfur subunit A family protein, giving the protein MSEEKIGVYICHCGTNIAKVVDVEDVAEWAGNQPNVEVSREYKFMCSSLGQDLIEEDIKEKGLTRIVVSSCSPHMHEKTFRTACERGGLNPFLVEMANIREHNSWTTDDKVAATQKAKALTNAAIERVVHHQPLEQLPVEINPNTLVVGGGIAGITAALELANGGRHVYLVEREPSIGGHMAQLDKTFPTLDCSACILTPKMVDVGQHPNITLLTWSEVEKVDGFIGNFTVNIRKKARYVNEEHCTGCGICIEKCPFNVVDDIFEAGMGDRKVIYRPFPQAVPKYPVIDKENCVYFQKGKCKACEKFCPTEPNSIEFDQEDEILTVDVGNIILATGFQLFDSTNIPQYGYGRLQNVFTGIEFERMVNASGPTDGKIVLRDKKTAPKSVAIIHCVGSRDENYHKYCSKICCMYSLKFAHLVHERIPDAEVYNCYIDMRTPGKGYEEFYNRLLEEGTHFIRGKVAEVTNAARKPEEEGKLIVQVEDTLIGRQRRVPVDMVILSPAMEAQPDSKGISQLFKMGCDFDGFFTERHPKLDPVATMTDGILIAGACQGPKDVPDSVAQGAAAAARVAGLINLGTVMMEPVRASIHQEECSGCRICNNMCPYNAIVFHADRKVSEVITALCQGCGTCVAACPSGIISGAHFTNDQLFSQIEGILWDVRPEKELVSA
- a CDS encoding response regulator; the protein is MDEKAKILIIDDEEIIRDSCIHILAKGNYEIATAENGMAGLALLDEFHPDLVLVDLKMPGLSGYEVLDKIHEFDATIVTIVITGFATIDAAVESMKKGTFDFLPKPFKPDELRLIVRRGLDRRTLMIETIALRREKEMLREHFAAIVSHELKSPLGAVQTNLFVLADDLKDKLSAEQIEKLERLQTRIADLVKLVNTWLRAISVDINSIRENFEPVAIPAVIEKAMENIQNHAIRKDIDVRVNVAESLSLVNGDEGTLVEAVANIAGNAVKYTHIGGRVSVTAEEHDDDILISVSDNGVGIAAEDIPNLFEDFYVGKSKTDGERRSGVGLAITRRIIEAHNGNITVESKLGEGSTFVIQLPVLG
- a CDS encoding hydrogenase maturation protease, which translates into the protein MEKIIVIGLGNPILTDDGVGVKVAYEVEKALGANIPINLTITEASVGGLRLMELLVGYDRVILIDALLTNNGHEPGTIHHMTLDDLRHISPTQHSASAHDTSLVTALEAGIEIGLHLPTEFSIYAVNVTNILDFSEESTPAVADAIPKVVAMVLEELQQLPQPT
- a CDS encoding hydrogenase iron-sulfur subunit — encoded protein: MSEQFEPVIVGFLCNWCSYRAADLAGTARIHYAPNMRPIRVMCSGRVDPQFVLKALRDGADGVLIAGCHPGECHYVSGNIKALRRFILLKAMLRQLGVEEDRVQLLWASASEGIFLAERVDKMTEQIRALGPLNWNESVLGGNGHHVAVPVPEEV
- a CDS encoding Ni/Fe hydrogenase subunit alpha, with protein sequence MKRITIDPITRLEGHGKIEIFLDEEGNVANAYLQIPELRGFEQFSVGRPAEEMPRITNRICGVCPEAHHMAGTKALDALFHVEPPSVTKKIREMFYEAFYCTDHAVHFYALGGPDFVLGPNSDPAKRNILGVIHAVGVDIGKQVIQHRKRNHEVIQWLGGRGIHPVAGLPGGWSVAVTEEVRKDIEQIARDNIAFGEFSLKLFDDVVLANKAYVDLIVSDTFTHQTYSMGMVDENNHTNFYDGKIRVVDPEGGEFAKYDAKDYADHITERVEPWSYLKFPYLKNVGWNGFTDGMDSGVYTCTPLSRLNAADGLATPKAQEHYERMYETLGAEKVDGKYKPVHHRLATHWARLIEMLYAAERMLELATDPEITDPNVRAKVTETPTEGVGCVEAPRGTLTHHYKTDENGILTKVNLIVGTTNNNAPIAMSIKKAAQGLITKGTEVTEGLLNTVEMAFRNYDPCMSCATHSLPGQMPLEVVIRDAEGHELSRGSQYVD
- a CDS encoding oxidoreductase, which encodes MSEKPKLAMYWAASCGGCEISVLNIHEHILTVDSVFDIAFFPCIADFKVHHVESYPDGYIDVCLWNGAIRNSESEHMAHLLRQKSKVLVAYGSCAYEGCIPALSNLTSKEATFNTVYGENHSLDNPNQVVPLTSVDVAEGTLTLPEFYHTVRSLDQVVDVDYYLPGCPPEPPQIWAVLQVVVAGLLEGAPLPPKGSIVGVTNTAVCEECDRVKSEKAIERFYRPYEITPDPEICLLDQGLVCMGLATRGGCGALCPQVNMGCRGCYGPMPGVEDQGAKMLSAIASVIGAGEPGMEDAELEEKIGAVVDTIVDPAGTFYRFSMAHSLLRRAKVNGNGKG
- a CDS encoding response regulator, translating into MAQTRLLIIDDDPDYVDGIKAILEKADYQVDAAYNPKEGFAALDAQTYDLILLDVMMGRGAEGVMVARKLNKDPVLRNIPVLIITGIREQMAFLFPGQPVHPRILPTDELLEKPVDPKLLLEKVDALLKEAAAKKARGEQE
- a CDS encoding CoB--CoM heterodisulfide reductase iron-sulfur subunit B family protein, whose protein sequence is MKKFAYFPGCSLEKLALSYNNSSVETSRMLGVELQELEDWNCCGATTYFHVDQLLAYTLVARNLAMAEKEGLDLVAPCSACYKNAYFTNKYIKEDADLAEHINYALEEDDLQFQGKINVHHVIEIFVNEIGVEEVAAKVTNPLEGLRVAPYYGCQIVRPKHNGMESENPQFFEALVSAMGAEAVDFPERLRCCGGSLIMTSRHAALDMVRTLLQSAVNCGTDVIATACPLCQVNLECYQLQVNDEFGTNFKLPVLYFTQLLGLAMGLPPKKIGIGSELVSVAPFFKKYLSKQVS
- a CDS encoding response regulator transcription factor; its protein translation is MADIRILLVDDHTILRDGLRSLLERESGLKVIGEVGDGRAAVEIAEKLIPDIIVMDVAMPLLNGIEATTKIKQSHPHIKIIILSMYDYENYIRQALAAGAAGYILKDACATELIDAIHAVKKGESVLSPAITRLVIEDYLRWGEIQPVENNNNLTTREREVLQLIAEGYTNKEISEILVIAAKTVQSHRTNLMDKLDLHSKGDLIKYAIRKKIIEL